One window of the Megalops cyprinoides isolate fMegCyp1 chromosome 2, fMegCyp1.pri, whole genome shotgun sequence genome contains the following:
- the rreb1a gene encoding ras-responsive element-binding protein 1 isoform X3 produces MSRRKQPNPNKVKQMESATDEKRVDEGISAPLGMETEQPEEKDGLVSAQEQEHRTGKNGETEKVRGGQEDAADGVDLSSINAMMSTVMNVGQLNRGRESASTTPVKTPTKPPAVNRTGRRNQEAKEEHSAFICPLCEKNCLTQHQLTMHIRQHNSDNGATDHSCSICGKSLSSASSLDRHMLVHSGERPYKCSVCGQTFTTNGNMHRHMKIHDKDPNSVLPSSPPSPTKRRRPSAKRKPSLEGEGERADEPPSKRVSEDVLADGLDQLKGEDDLLPCPICFKTFVGKLELETHMDSHPDTTLRCDLCCISFRTHRSLLRHNAVIHKKLPTDPAGRPFIQNNPSIPVGFNDLAFIDFSCRKFPHIAQVWCETNLRRCTSKFHRFVCETCNKAFPLQSALNLHAAAAHSPGGGAQEPPAPQPQEETPPEAGQADFLESLGLQHISQAKPACTEEETLQAELDSIRVIHVEPPKSNLPQEAGCLGGLSFPLLDPASLQGLSQRGGLNILSLQPFQKGFILQPDSGVVVKPICSESGVELADIQQILKMASSAPNQITLPPLSKAPCSATHSSYKQMPPLKPKPLVAPRTSMAASTPPPLMSAQQASPGCISPSLPPPPNQLLKTPGESSSSSSSSSSSSSLSSQGSVEKMEADCMGDALTPTDTDKRKIKQEDSEEREAGGKKVGGRKAAYPCRFCDQVFAFSGVLQAHMRFHLGISPYQCNICDYVAPDKATLIRHLRTHSGERPYVCRVCHYPFTVKANCERHLRKKHMKSTRKEIEKNIEYVSTGSSGLDPLDSAGAGDATCRYCGEDLKSYRALQIHLRTHNGCQRKPFECRRCGAAFLAKRNCIHHLLKQHPEVQEQEMEQHIATLLPAATAASRAGPLPQNGLLPSTAAPLSLKVEDTGFYTSDPDQPLDFSSKGRGGSTGDSPGIKVEGTHSSQPSSYDCSMEPIDLSMPKNPEKLKREAPPLGPPAKEIKIEQPAPGSADPPHSHGLQVRDEEKGQRQASYQLSLPVVSPLSGNPPSTVRSLRLKPLLPKPSAACLKELPPLASIAQIISSVSAAPDLLKRESVPASHCRGGGTEKSTGLKGPKKDSDPSGEPRPAGEDGPDGATDEPPSDGSKKRAGKRPSRSKDCDLVGAGIDLESSGEFASVEKMLATTDANKFSPYLQPSPVTLLKEEAEQTATSEDEKEGQEDRQQQQQQPPQAKGKKNAYSNSLQKMTCPFCPRVFPWASSLQRHMLTHTGQKPFPCPKCDAFFSTKSNCERHLLRKHGVANRTLRRNGAMPKSKEADEGSPESAESMSETELPAGEAQNLSGSEAEKELATPNPKEQGELALMEQSAHQGETLSQGGGPAAEPAESSGDNDDDSQSNTSLDLNFASKLIDFKFSEGNDQQPPAGGAAQEESKHTCRSCKKSFRYATTLARHERAHLPESSVEAGRKVTRRSAEAGRNPGVHAEEEPEEEEEEEEEEEREDRKGPAEGEGAGSVADSGSEEEEKEKEEKSDEEGGASEPKSTEGEASGGVGSKADKRKKICDVCSKRFWSLQDLTRHMRSHTGERPYKCQTCERTFTLKHSLVRHQRIHQKPREAEGEGAAVAAAARAGEDEGASGRSGSESESAPGSTNPPSENENEADGPGRAAEEAESPEREAAEGKRAPQATAQPAESAADPPTEPSPKRPTEPAPCSSGESSDGYIQGLLEIHAEPPLEHILPANEPPMVGVE; encoded by the exons CACAGGGAGGAGGAACCag GAAGCCAAAGAGGAGCACTCGGCCTTCATTTGCCCCCTCTGTGAGAAGAACTGCCTAACCCAGCACCAGCTCACTATGCATATCCGACAG cacaaCTCTGATAATGGAGCAACGGACCACTCCTGCAGCATCTGTGGGAAGTCCCTGAGCTCGGCCAGCTCGCTGGACCGCCACATGCTGGTGCACAGCGGAGAGCGGCCCTACAAGTGCAGCGTGTGCGGCCAGACCTTCACCACCAACGGCAACATGCACAG ACACATGAAGATCCACGACAAGGACCCCAACAGTGTCCTGCCCTCCAGCCCCCCGTCGCCCACCAAGCGGCGACGCCCCTCTGCCAAGAGAAAGCCCAGCCTGGAGGGCGAGGGAGAGCGGGCGGACGAGCCGCCAAGCAAGAGG GTGTCGGAGGACGTCCTGGCCGACGGGCTTGACCAGCTGAAGGGTGAGGATGACCTGCTGCCCTGCCCCATCTGCTTCAAGACCTTCGTCGgcaagctggagctggagacGCACATGGACTCGCACCCGGACACCACGCTCAG GTGTGACCTGTGCTGCATCAGTTTCCGCACTCACCGCAGCCTTCTGCGCCACAACGCCGTCATCCACAAGAAGCTGCCCACCGACCCGGCCGGGCGCCCCTTCATCCAGAACAACCCCTCCATCCCCGTGGGCTTCAATGACTTGGCCTTCATCGACTTCTCGTGTCGCAAGTTCCCTCACATCGCTCAG GTTTGGTGTGAAACAAACCTTCGGCGGTGCACCAGCAAGTTCCACCGCTTCGTGTGCGAGACCTGCAATAAGGCCTTCCCTCTGCAGTCCGCCCTCAACCTGCACGCAGCGGCCGCGCACAGCCCCGGAGGCGGAGCCCAGGAGCCGCCCGCCCCCCAACCGCAGGAGGAGACGCCCCCTGAGGCAGGGCAGGCCGACTTCCTGGAGTCTCTGGGCCTGCAGCATATCTCCCAGGCCAAGCCTGCATGCACAGAGGAGGAGACGCTGCAGGCCGAGCTGGACAGCATCCGGGTCATCCACGTGGAGCCGCCCAAGTCCAACCTGCCCCAGGAGGCTGGATGCCTGGGGGGGTTGAGCTTTCCCCTGCTGGACCCTGCCTCCCTGCAGGGCCTGTCCCAGAGAGGCGGCCTCAACATCCTGTCCCTGCAGCCCTTCCAGAAGGGGTTCATCCTCCAGCCCGACAGCGGCGTGGTGGTCAAGCCCATCTGCAGCGAGAGCGGAGTGGAGCTGGCCGACATCCAGCAGATCCTGAAGATGGCCTCCTCGGCCCCCAACCAGATCACCCTGCCCCCGCTCTCCAAGGCGCCTTGCAGCGCCACGCACTCCAGCTACAAGCAGATGCCCCCGCTGAAGCCCAAGCCCCTGGTGGCCCCCCGCACCAGCATGGCTGCCTCCACGCCGCCCCCCCTCATGAGTGCCCAGCAGGCCTCGCCGGGCTGCATCAGCCCCAGCCTGCCGCCCCCGCCCAACCAGCTGCTGAAGACCCCCGGcgagtcctcctcctcctcctcctcctcctcatcatcctcatcccTCAGCAGCCAGGGGTCCGTGGAGAAGATGGAGGCGGACTGCATGGGGGACGCCCTGACGCCCACGGACACCGACAAGCGCAAGATCAAGCAGGAGGACAGCGAGGAGAGGGAGGCGGGAGGCAAGAAGGTGGGCGGGCGCAAGGCGGCGTACCCCTGCCGCTTCTGCGACCAGGTCTTCGCCTTCTCCGGCGTCCTGCAGGCCCACATGCGCTTCCACCTGGGCATCTCGCCCTACCAGTGCAACATCTGCGACTACGTGGCGCCCGACAAGGCCACGCTGATCCGCCACCTGCGCACGCACAGCGGCGAGCGGCCCTACGTCTGCCGCGTCTGCCACTACCCCTTCACCGTCAAGGCCAACTGCGAGCGCCACCTGCGCAAGAAGCACATGAAGAGCACCCGCAAGGAGATCGAGAAGAACATCGAGTACGTGTCCACCGGCTCCAGCGGCCTCGACCCGCTGGACTCGGCCGGCGCCGGCGACGCCACGTGCCGCTACTGCGGCGAGGACCTGAAGAGCTACCGCGCCCTGCAGATCCACCTGCGCACCCACAACGGCTGCCAGCGCAAGCCCTTCGAGTGCCGGCGCTGTGGGGCCGCCTTCCTGGCCAAGCGCAACTGCATCCACCACCTGCTGAAGCAGCACCCCGAGgtgcaggagcaggagatggAGCAGCACATCGCCACCCTGCTGCCCGCCGCCACCGCCGCTTCCCGGGCCGGGCCCCTCCCTCAGAACGGGCTCCTCCCCAGCACCGCCGCCCCTCTGTCCCTGAAGGTGGAGGACACCGGCTTCTATACCAGCGACCCGGACCAGCCCCTGGACTTCTCCAGCAAAGGCCGCGGCGGGAGCACAGGAGACTCGCCCGGCATCAAGGTGGAAGGCACCCACTCGTCCCAGCCGTCCTCCTACGACTGCTCCATGGAGCCCATTGACCTGTCCATGCCCAAGAACCCGGAGAAGCTAAAAAGAGAGGCTCCGCCCCTTGGCCCGCCTGCTAAGGAGATCAAAATAGAGCAGCCTGCCCCCGGCAGTGCGGACCCTCCCCACTCCCATGGTCTCCAGGTCAGGGACGAGGAGAAAGGCCAGCGGCAGGCCTCGtaccagctctctctccctgtggtgTCCCCTCTCAGCGGGAACCCCCCCAGCACAGTCAGGTCACTGAGGCTGAAGCCTCTTCTGCCCAAACCCTCCGCCGCCTGCCTCAAGGAGCTGCCCCCGCTGGCCTCCATCGCCCAGATCATCTCCTCCGTCTCCGCCGCGCCCGACCTGCTCAAGAGGGAGAGCGTTCCCGCCAGCCACTGCAGGGGGGGCGGCACAGAGAAGAGCACCGGCCTCAAAGGGCCCAAAAAGGACTCCGACCCGTCGGGCGAGCCGCGGCCCGCAGGCGAGGACGGGCCCGACGGGGCGACGGACGAGCCCCCGTCGGACGGCTCCAAGAAGAGAGCCGGCAAGAGGCCCTCTCGCAGTAAAGACTGCGACCTCGTCGGCGCCGGCATCGACCTGGAGTCCAGCGGCGAGTTCGCCAGCGTGGAGAAGATGCTGGCCACCACCGATGCCAACAAGTTCAGCCCCTACCTGCAGCCCAGCCCCGTGACGCTGCTGAAGGAGGAGGCGGAGCAGACAGCCACCAGCGAGGACGAGAAGGAGGGCCAGGAggacaggcagcagcagcagcagcagcctccgCAGGCCAAGGGGAAGAAGAACGCATACTCCAACTCCCTCCAGAAGATGACCTGCCCCTTCTGCCCGCGAGTCTTCCCCTGGGCCAGCTCTCTGCAAagacacatgctcacacacacag GTCAGAAGCCCTTCCCCTGCCCCAAATGCGACGCCTTCTTCTCCACCAAGTCCAACTGTGAGCGTCACCTGCTGCGCAAGCACGGCGTGGCCAACCGCACTCTCCGCCGCAACGGCGCCATGCCCAAATCCAAGGAGGCGGACGAGGGGTCGCCCGAGAGCGCAG agagcaTGTCAGAGACGGAGCTCCCCGCAGGCGAAGCTCAAAACCTGAGTGGGAGTGAAGCAGAGAAGGAGCTGGCCACACCCAACCCCAAGGAGCAGGGGGAATTGGCCTTAATGGAGCAGTCTGCCCACCAGGGGGAGACGCTGAGTCAAGGGGGAGGACCCGCCGCAGAGCCGGCAGAGAGCAGCGGAGACAATGATGACGACTCGCAGAGCAACACAAGCCTGGACCTGAACTTCGCCAGCAAGCTGATCGACTTCAAGTTCTCGGAAGGCAATGACCAGCAGcccccagcagggggcgcagcGCAAGAGGAGTCCAAGCacacctgcaggagctgcaaGAAGAGCTTCCGCTACGCCACCACCCTCGCCCGCCACGAGAGGGCGCACCTCCCGGAGAGCTCGGTGGAGGCGGGGAGGAAGGTGACGCGGCGTTCGGCGGAGGCCGGCCGAAACCCGGGGGTCCACGCGGAGGAGGAgcccgaggaggaggaggaggaggaggaggaggaggagcgggaggaCAGGAAGGGGCCggcggagggagagggagcgggcaGCGTAGCGGACAGCGGctccgaggaggaggagaaggagaaggaggagaagagcgACGAGGAGGGCGGCGCTTCGGAACCAAAAAGCACCGAGGGGGAGGCGTCGGGAGGAGTCGGGAGCAAAGCCGACAAGAGGAAGAAGATCTGCGATGTGTGCAGCAAGCGCTTCTGGTCCCTTCAAGACCTAACCCGACACATGCGCTCTCACACAG GAGAGAGACCCTACAAGTGCCAGACCTGCGAGCGGACCTTCACCCTGAAGCACAGCCTGGTGCGGCACCAGCGCATCCACCAGAAGCCCCGCGAGGCGGAGGGCGAGGGGGCGGCCGTGGCGGCGGCGGCCAGGGCGGGCGAGGACGAGGGAGCCAGCGGGCGCTCGGGCAGCGAGAGCGAGTCGGCCCCCGGCAGCACCAACCCCCCGTCGGAGAACGAGAACGAGGCCGACGGGCCGGGCCGGGCCGCGGAGGAGGCCGAGAGCCCGGAGCGAGAGGCCGCCGAGGGCAAGAGGGCGCCGCAGGCCACAGCCCAGCCGGCGGAGTCGGCCGCCGACCCCCCCACAGAACCGTCGCCCAAGCGCCCGACCGAACCAGCGCCGTGCAGCTCAGGTGAATCCTCGGACGGCTACATCCAGGGCTTGCTGGAGATCCACGCCGAGCCCCCGCTGGAGCACATCCTGCCTGCCAACGAGCCCCCGATGGTGGGGGTGGAATGA